From Pseudomonas alcaligenes, a single genomic window includes:
- the lpxH gene encoding UDP-2,3-diacylglucosamine diphosphatase encodes MILLISDLHLEEQRPDITRAFVHFLQTRAPQAEALYILGDFFEAWIGDDGMTPFQHEIAAALRQLSDSGTRIFLMHGNRDFLIGRAFCREAGCTLLQDPSIVQLGGEPVLLMHGDSLCTLDVGYMKLRRLLRNPLSLFILRNLPLATRHKLARKLRSESRAQTSMKAREIIDVTPDEVPRIMAEFGVRTLIHGHTHRPATHELQVDGRDARRIVLGDWDRQGWALQIDESGFQQAPFPL; translated from the coding sequence ATGATCCTGCTGATCTCCGATCTGCACCTGGAAGAGCAACGCCCGGACATCACCCGGGCGTTTGTGCATTTTCTGCAGACCCGCGCGCCCCAGGCCGAAGCGCTGTACATCCTCGGCGACTTCTTCGAAGCCTGGATCGGCGACGACGGCATGACGCCGTTCCAGCATGAAATAGCCGCCGCCCTGCGCCAGCTGAGCGACAGCGGCACGCGCATCTTCCTGATGCACGGCAACCGCGACTTCCTGATCGGCCGCGCCTTCTGCCGCGAAGCCGGTTGCACCCTGCTGCAAGACCCGAGCATCGTGCAGCTAGGCGGCGAGCCGGTGCTGCTGATGCATGGCGACAGCCTGTGCACCTTGGATGTCGGCTACATGAAGCTGCGCCGCCTGCTGCGCAACCCGCTCTCCCTGTTCATCCTGCGCAACCTGCCGCTGGCCACCCGCCACAAGCTGGCGCGCAAGCTGCGCAGCGAGAGCCGCGCGCAGACCAGCATGAAAGCCCGCGAGATCATCGACGTGACCCCGGACGAAGTGCCGCGGATCATGGCCGAGTTCGGGGTGCGCACGCTGATCCACGGCCATACCCACCGCCCCGCCACGCATGAATTGCAGGTCGACGGCCGGGACGCCCGGCGCATTGTCCTTGGCGACTGGGACAGGCAGGGCTGGGCCCTGCAGATCGACGAAAGCGGCTTCCAGCAAGCGCCCTTCCCGCTCTAG
- a CDS encoding L,D-transpeptidase: MRRLLLTLLLLPALSGAAPLQIPAGPELRAQLQALKPGQFLWYPQVSPQGPVTLLVSLTEQRAYVYRNGLLIGVSTVSTGRAGKDTPTGVFTILQKSVNHHSTLYNSAAMPYMQRLTWDGVALHAGSLPGYPSSHGCVHLPLEFAKTLYTITGFDSTTVIISDSHSAPTEVNHPGLLAPQVADGKPQGEPPAAGSAYLDDSQAGKGPLSILISRADLRVYVFRAGQLIGSAPVQDNGVQMPHGLAVFSLLQKPPPTEFDPAPPLRWSAVALSDPQGGETPLEQLGQVSVDGDFLRRLHDAMDIGTTLVITDLSSTRETRSAGQMTVINTDTAPPPVTK, encoded by the coding sequence ATGCGCCGACTGCTGCTGACCCTGCTTCTGCTGCCTGCCCTGAGCGGCGCCGCGCCGCTGCAAATTCCCGCCGGCCCGGAGCTGCGCGCCCAGCTGCAGGCGCTCAAACCAGGCCAGTTCCTCTGGTACCCGCAGGTATCGCCACAAGGCCCGGTCACCCTGCTGGTCAGCCTTACCGAGCAGCGCGCCTACGTCTACCGCAACGGCCTGCTTATCGGCGTCAGCACCGTCAGCACCGGGCGCGCCGGCAAGGATACGCCCACCGGGGTGTTCACCATCCTGCAGAAAAGCGTCAACCACCACTCCACCCTCTACAACAGCGCAGCCATGCCCTACATGCAGCGCCTGACCTGGGATGGCGTCGCCCTGCACGCCGGCAGCCTGCCCGGCTACCCCAGCTCCCATGGCTGCGTGCACCTGCCGCTGGAGTTCGCCAAGACGCTCTACACCATCACCGGTTTCGACAGCACCACGGTGATCATCAGCGACAGTCACAGCGCGCCGACCGAGGTCAACCACCCGGGCCTGCTGGCGCCGCAAGTGGCCGATGGCAAGCCGCAGGGCGAGCCGCCCGCCGCCGGCAGCGCCTATCTGGACGACAGCCAGGCCGGCAAGGGCCCGCTGTCGATCCTGATCAGCCGCGCCGATCTGCGCGTCTATGTGTTCCGCGCCGGCCAGCTGATTGGCTCGGCGCCGGTGCAGGACAACGGCGTGCAGATGCCCCACGGCCTGGCAGTGTTCTCCCTGCTGCAGAAGCCGCCACCCACCGAATTCGACCCGGCACCGCCGCTGCGCTGGTCGGCCGTGGCCCTGAGCGACCCGCAGGGCGGCGAGACGCCACTCGAACAACTTGGCCAGGTCAGCGTCGATGGCGACTTCCTGCGCCGCCTGCACGATGCCATGGACATCGGTACCACCCTGGTGATCACCGACCTCAGCTCCACCCGGGAAACCCGCAGCGCGGGGCAGATGACGGTGATCAATACCGATACGGCGCCGCCACCGGTCACGAAATGA
- a CDS encoding murein L,D-transpeptidase catalytic domain family protein, with product MLNRLASALATLLFAGLAQAAPAADVQELQRLAPNANPAALQLALTAYHCASRSQSERLLTVIDYSRPSREKRLWVFDLAAHKLLFEEWVAHGKNSGADVPTAFSNRPNSYQSSLGLFHTGQTYSGKHGRSLRLQGLEPGFNDNSEARAIVMHAAAYADPGVVPGLGRLGRSQGCPAVRPAIAGQLIDTLRQGSYVFAYYPQPQWLEQSRYLNADSCPLTEQHLASKD from the coding sequence ATGCTCAACCGACTGGCCAGCGCCCTGGCGACCCTGCTGTTCGCCGGCCTGGCCCAGGCTGCCCCGGCGGCCGACGTGCAGGAGCTGCAGCGCCTGGCGCCGAATGCCAACCCCGCCGCCCTGCAACTGGCCCTCACCGCCTACCACTGCGCCAGCCGCAGCCAGAGCGAGCGGCTGCTGACGGTGATCGACTACTCCCGCCCGTCCCGCGAGAAACGCCTGTGGGTGTTCGACCTGGCCGCGCACAAGCTGCTGTTCGAGGAGTGGGTGGCCCATGGCAAGAACAGCGGCGCCGACGTGCCGACCGCCTTCTCCAACCGGCCCAACAGCTACCAGTCGTCGCTCGGCCTGTTCCACACCGGCCAGACCTACAGCGGCAAGCACGGCCGCTCGCTGCGCCTGCAGGGCCTGGAGCCAGGCTTCAACGACAACAGCGAGGCGCGCGCCATCGTCATGCACGCCGCCGCCTATGCAGACCCCGGCGTGGTGCCGGGCCTCGGTCGCCTCGGCCGCAGCCAGGGCTGCCCGGCGGTGCGCCCGGCCATCGCCGGCCAGTTGATCGACACCCTGCGTCAGGGCAGCTACGTGTTTGCCTACTACCCGCAGCCGCAATGGCTGGAGCAGTCGCGCTACCTCAATGCCGACAGCTGCCCGCTGACCGAGCAGCACCTCGCCAGCAAGGACTAA
- a CDS encoding SPFH domain-containing protein: MDISNGSASKLSLIKYVAVPALVAAVGFAGFNGIFFYNEAGYATHVRTIFGEEKIVDDVGYATKWFGRATPWKKALSVQSVLTEALEIDESSDNDSLGATIEAFPIVFLGNVDAQVESSARFRLPGGEQFLKIAQEYRNPENFIKTALVPAIKETLQATASLMSADDFYAGARSEFAAEFENQLNDGLYLIKRKEVRGPRGHQPSQTAILQAGTEQGSFGDNNASQFVTEKVIDDKGIPVRKQQQFRKYGVEVVEARITNVDPNPQYKQRMVKVQQALAELAVARQNRLKEEEEKLLVTARGEKEVEARRQETLRDQIERTTQAETEKQLAIINAQREKGRAEIEKQTAELLRDKASITAQATKITADAEAYARKAVIEADGALQPKLDALVAINKVWAEAAAQAPVPGVMMASSGQNGASSRQDEIGQLMGVLATKAARDLSLDLKVKE; the protein is encoded by the coding sequence ATGGATATTTCCAACGGATCGGCCAGCAAACTCTCCCTTATCAAGTATGTCGCGGTACCCGCCCTGGTGGCCGCCGTCGGCTTTGCCGGTTTCAACGGCATCTTCTTCTACAACGAGGCCGGCTACGCCACCCATGTGCGCACCATCTTCGGTGAAGAGAAGATCGTCGACGACGTCGGCTACGCCACCAAGTGGTTCGGCCGCGCTACCCCGTGGAAGAAGGCGCTCAGCGTGCAGTCGGTGCTCACCGAGGCCCTGGAGATCGATGAAAGCAGCGACAACGACTCGCTCGGCGCCACCATCGAGGCCTTCCCCATCGTCTTCCTCGGCAACGTCGATGCCCAGGTCGAGTCCTCGGCGCGCTTTCGCCTGCCCGGCGGCGAGCAGTTCCTGAAGATCGCCCAGGAGTACCGCAACCCGGAAAACTTCATCAAGACCGCACTGGTGCCGGCGATCAAGGAAACCCTGCAGGCCACCGCCTCGCTGATGAGCGCCGACGACTTCTACGCCGGCGCACGCAGCGAGTTCGCCGCCGAGTTCGAGAACCAGCTCAACGACGGCCTGTACCTGATCAAGCGCAAGGAAGTACGCGGCCCGCGCGGCCACCAGCCGAGCCAGACCGCGATCCTCCAGGCCGGCACCGAGCAGGGCAGCTTCGGCGACAACAACGCCAGCCAGTTCGTCACCGAGAAGGTCATCGACGACAAGGGCATCCCGGTGCGCAAGCAGCAGCAGTTCCGCAAATACGGGGTGGAAGTGGTGGAGGCACGCATCACCAACGTCGATCCCAACCCGCAGTACAAGCAGCGCATGGTCAAGGTACAGCAGGCCCTGGCCGAGCTGGCCGTGGCCCGGCAGAACCGCCTGAAGGAAGAGGAAGAGAAGCTGCTGGTCACCGCCCGCGGCGAGAAGGAAGTGGAAGCCCGCCGCCAGGAAACCCTGCGCGACCAGATCGAGCGCACCACCCAGGCCGAGACCGAAAAACAGCTGGCGATCATCAACGCCCAGCGCGAGAAAGGCCGTGCCGAGATCGAGAAGCAGACTGCCGAGCTGCTGCGCGACAAGGCCAGCATCACCGCCCAGGCCACCAAGATCACCGCTGACGCCGAAGCCTATGCGCGCAAGGCGGTGATCGAGGCGGACGGCGCCCTGCAGCCCAAGCTCGATGCCCTGGTGGCAATCAACAAGGTGTGGGCCGAAGCCGCCGCCCAGGCGCCGGTACCCGGGGTGATGATGGCCAGCAGCGGGCAGAACGGCGCTAGCAGCCGCCAGGACGAGATCGGTCAGCTGATGGGCGTGCTCGCCACCAAGGCCGCCCGCGACCTGTCGCTGGATCTCAAGGTCAAGGAATAA
- a CDS encoding NAD(P)-dependent alcohol dehydrogenase: MAKMKAAVFVEKNRIVLEDKPIPDVGPLDALLRITTTTICGTDVHILKGEYPVARGLTVGHEPVGVIEKLGSAVRGFSEGQRVIAGAITPSGHSNACLCGCAAQDGAGTRHGFAAIGGWKFGNTIDGCQAEYVLVPDAMANLSAVPDSLSDEEVLMCPDIMSTGFAGAENGQIQIGDTVVVFALGPIGLCAVAGARLRGASRVIGVDTVPERLALARQLGASHVVDFQAGDPLEQIMALTEGRGADVAIEALGRQATFEAGLRVLRPGGTLSSLGVYSSDLRIPLDAFAAGLGDKRIVTTLCPGGKERMRRLIEVVASGRVDLKPLVTHRFRLDDIEQAYELFANQRDGVMKVAITP, translated from the coding sequence ATGGCGAAAATGAAAGCTGCGGTTTTCGTCGAGAAGAACCGCATTGTGCTGGAAGACAAGCCGATCCCCGACGTCGGCCCGCTGGATGCGCTGCTGCGCATCACCACGACCACCATCTGCGGTACCGATGTGCACATTCTCAAGGGTGAATACCCGGTGGCCAGGGGGCTTACCGTCGGCCACGAACCGGTCGGCGTGATCGAGAAGCTGGGCTCGGCGGTACGCGGTTTCAGCGAGGGCCAGCGGGTGATCGCCGGAGCCATCACCCCGAGCGGCCACAGCAATGCCTGCCTGTGCGGCTGTGCCGCGCAGGACGGGGCGGGTACCCGGCACGGCTTTGCCGCGATCGGTGGCTGGAAATTCGGCAATACCATCGATGGCTGCCAGGCCGAGTACGTGCTGGTGCCGGACGCCATGGCCAACCTCAGTGCGGTGCCCGACAGCCTGTCGGATGAGGAGGTGCTGATGTGCCCGGATATCATGTCCACCGGGTTTGCCGGGGCCGAGAACGGGCAGATCCAGATTGGCGACACCGTGGTGGTCTTTGCCCTTGGCCCGATCGGCCTGTGTGCGGTGGCCGGTGCACGGCTGCGTGGAGCCAGCCGGGTAATCGGTGTCGATACGGTGCCAGAGCGCCTGGCTCTGGCCCGGCAGCTGGGCGCCAGCCACGTGGTTGATTTCCAGGCTGGTGACCCGCTGGAACAGATCATGGCGCTCACCGAGGGGCGCGGCGCAGACGTGGCCATCGAGGCGTTGGGGCGCCAGGCTACCTTCGAGGCGGGGCTGCGGGTACTGCGTCCGGGCGGCACATTGTCGAGCCTGGGCGTGTATTCCAGCGATCTGCGCATTCCGCTGGATGCCTTCGCCGCCGGCCTGGGCGACAAGCGTATCGTCACCACGCTCTGTCCGGGGGGCAAGGAGCGCATGCGTCGATTGATCGAGGTGGTGGCGTCCGGGCGGGTCGACCTCAAGCCACTGGTGACCCACAGGTTCCGCCTGGACGACATCGAACAGGCCTATGAGCTGTTCGCCAACCAGCGCGACGGCGTGATGAAGGTGGCGATCACGCCTTGA
- a CDS encoding DUF4010 domain-containing protein, producing MSDLPQLLGAAAALGIGLLVGLERERRKGEGSDRDFAGLRTFAATALLGYVGLALGGVPLLAAIALCLVVLVAIAYWRSTRADPGLTTEIALLLVLLLGALCVSAAELAVTLGVVLSLLLTYRQWLHHLVREQLSEREFRDGLILATLGLVILPLMPDRFLGPFSAFNPRTLCLLVLLIMAIGAAGHIAVRLLGPRYGLPLAGLAGGFVSSTATVASMGARSRQQPGSLYAAAAAAMLSNLATMMQMGLVLAAVSWPSLQSMLPSLGLGGGLILAYALLLSVRANQAKAAGSALSGDAAAFDLKAALLLAAGIALIGLLSAALLSWLGQQGLLLAVTLGGLADAHAAAASAASLVASGQLSASAAQIAILAALTSNTCSKCVVAWASGGTRFALLMLPGLLLVLLALWGGRWFVS from the coding sequence TTGAGCGATCTGCCGCAGTTATTGGGCGCCGCTGCCGCCTTGGGCATCGGCCTGCTGGTTGGCCTGGAGCGCGAGCGGCGCAAGGGCGAAGGCAGCGACCGTGATTTCGCTGGCTTGCGCACCTTCGCTGCCACCGCGCTGCTCGGCTATGTCGGGCTGGCGCTCGGCGGCGTGCCGCTGCTAGCGGCGATTGCACTGTGCTTGGTAGTGCTGGTGGCGATTGCCTACTGGCGCTCGACTCGCGCGGATCCCGGGCTGACCACCGAGATCGCCCTGCTGTTGGTGTTGCTGCTGGGCGCGTTGTGCGTCAGCGCTGCTGAGCTGGCGGTTACCCTGGGCGTCGTGCTGAGCCTGCTGCTGACCTACCGCCAGTGGCTGCATCACCTGGTGCGCGAGCAGCTGTCGGAACGCGAGTTTCGCGATGGCCTGATTCTGGCGACCCTGGGGCTGGTGATCCTGCCGCTGATGCCGGATCGCTTCCTCGGCCCGTTCAGCGCATTCAACCCACGAACCCTGTGTTTGCTGGTGCTGCTGATCATGGCGATCGGTGCGGCCGGGCACATTGCCGTACGCCTGCTGGGGCCGCGCTATGGCTTGCCGCTGGCCGGTCTGGCTGGTGGCTTCGTCTCCAGTACGGCCACCGTGGCCAGCATGGGGGCGCGCAGTCGGCAGCAGCCAGGCAGCCTGTACGCCGCTGCGGCAGCGGCCATGCTGTCCAATCTGGCGACCATGATGCAGATGGGCCTGGTGCTGGCGGCCGTCAGCTGGCCGAGTCTGCAGAGCATGTTGCCGTCCCTGGGGCTGGGGGGCGGGCTGATTCTGGCTTACGCCTTGCTGTTATCGGTCAGGGCGAATCAGGCCAAGGCGGCTGGCTCGGCGCTCAGTGGTGACGCCGCGGCCTTCGACCTCAAGGCAGCACTGCTACTGGCGGCTGGTATCGCCCTGATTGGCCTGCTGTCTGCTGCCTTGCTGAGCTGGCTCGGCCAGCAAGGGCTGCTGCTGGCGGTGACCCTGGGCGGCCTGGCGGATGCCCATGCGGCAGCGGCTTCCGCCGCCTCGCTGGTGGCCAGTGGGCAGCTGTCGGCGTCGGCGGCGCAGATCGCGATTCTCGCTGCGCTGACCAGCAACACCTGTTCCAAGTGCGTGGTGGCCTGGGCCAGTGGTGGTACACGTTTCGCCCTGCTGATGCTGCCGGGTCTATTGCTGGTACTGCTGGCGCTCTGGGGTGGGCGCTGGTTCGTGAGTTGA
- a CDS encoding MBL fold metallo-hydrolase RNA specificity domain-containing protein — MRLSFLGGAGTVTGSKYLVEHAGKRLLVDCGLFQGYKQLRLRNWDHFPIEPQSLDAIVLTHAHLDHSGYLPVLVRAGYRGPIYATEATCELLAILLLDSGRLQEEEAEYANHRNYSKHHPAKPLYTEADAERTLKQLHPLPLHHSNELVGGIHVKLRSAGHILGAASVEIQAGGQTLVCSGDLGRLNDPIMVAPEPVEHADFLLVESTYGNRVHPHQATEQVLAEIIKRTALRQGITMVPSFAVGRAQLLMYHLYKMKQAGLIPDLPIYLNSPMATDVTALYQRFRSEHRLSRADCEGMCRVAKFVRSVDEAKHLEELRNPAVIIAGSGMATGGRILHHLQALAPNPRNTILLSGFQAGGTRGALIAGGAEKVRIHGEDVAIRAEVAALENLSAHADADEILQWLGNFRSAPRHTYIVHGEPDAADSLRRRIAAELGWSVSVAEHHQRVDLAAAGMPDRSDEDLLLHD; from the coding sequence ATGCGTTTGAGCTTTCTCGGCGGTGCGGGCACCGTCACCGGCAGCAAATACCTGGTGGAGCACGCAGGCAAGCGCCTGCTGGTGGACTGCGGCCTGTTCCAGGGTTACAAGCAGCTGCGTTTGCGCAACTGGGATCATTTCCCGATCGAACCGCAAAGCCTGGATGCGATTGTCCTGACCCATGCCCACCTCGACCACAGCGGCTACCTGCCGGTGCTGGTTCGGGCCGGCTACCGCGGGCCGATCTACGCCACCGAGGCAACGTGCGAACTGCTCGCCATCCTCCTACTGGACAGCGGCCGCCTGCAGGAAGAAGAGGCGGAATACGCCAATCACCGCAACTACTCCAAACACCACCCTGCCAAACCGCTCTACACCGAGGCCGATGCCGAGCGCACGCTCAAGCAACTGCACCCGCTGCCGCTGCATCACAGCAACGAACTGGTCGGCGGCATACACGTGAAGCTGCGCTCCGCCGGCCATATCCTTGGCGCAGCGAGCGTGGAGATCCAGGCCGGCGGCCAGACCCTGGTCTGCTCCGGTGATCTCGGCCGCCTCAACGACCCGATCATGGTGGCCCCCGAACCCGTCGAGCACGCCGACTTTCTGCTGGTGGAGTCCACCTACGGCAATCGCGTACACCCCCACCAGGCTACCGAACAAGTGCTGGCCGAGATCATCAAGCGCACGGCCCTGCGCCAAGGCATCACCATGGTGCCTTCGTTCGCCGTCGGCCGCGCGCAGCTGCTGATGTACCACCTGTACAAGATGAAACAGGCCGGCCTGATACCCGATCTGCCGATCTACCTGAACAGCCCGATGGCCACCGACGTGACCGCCCTGTACCAGCGCTTTCGCAGCGAGCATCGGCTGTCGCGCGCGGACTGCGAAGGCATGTGCCGCGTCGCCAAGTTCGTGCGCAGCGTCGATGAAGCCAAGCATCTGGAAGAACTGCGCAACCCCGCGGTGATCATCGCCGGCAGCGGCATGGCCACCGGCGGGCGGATTCTTCACCACCTTCAGGCCCTGGCCCCCAACCCGCGCAATACCATCCTGCTGTCGGGCTTCCAGGCTGGCGGCACACGAGGCGCACTGATCGCCGGCGGCGCGGAAAAGGTGCGAATCCATGGCGAAGACGTAGCCATTCGCGCCGAAGTCGCAGCCCTGGAAAATCTCTCGGCACATGCCGACGCCGATGAAATCCTGCAATGGCTCGGCAACTTCCGCAGCGCTCCGCGACACACCTATATCGTGCATGGCGAACCGGATGCCGCCGACAGCCTGCGCCGGCGGATTGCCGCCGAACTGGGTTGGTCGGTTTCCGTGGCCGAACATCATCAGCGTGTCGACCTGGCCGCCGCCGGCATGCCAGACCGTAGCGACGAAGACCTGTTGCTGCACGACTGA
- a CDS encoding class I SAM-dependent methyltransferase: MNTDAIATLQHHLSAALGQLPSEARRLFHGRGRQWPGLEQVTVDWLQGVLLVALFREPEANALAELRQMLLDLTTTPAWAQSGAGHLLLQHRYLPDSSTEYLLGEPIERWRISENGLSYLLDLGRKQNNGLFLDMRLGRQWVQEQASGQRVLNLFAYTCGFSVAAIAGGAAQVVNLDMASAALSRGRDNHRLNGHDLGRVSFLGHDLFKSWGKLKRGGPYDLVIVDPPSFQKGSFVLSRDYAKILRRLPELLSEQGRVLACINDPAIGPDFLLTEMAREAPGLRFERRLDNPPEFADSDPDSGLKVLLFSQDAPAL; this comes from the coding sequence ATGAACACCGATGCCATCGCCACCCTACAACACCACCTGAGCGCCGCCCTGGGTCAGCTGCCTAGCGAGGCGCGGCGGCTGTTCCACGGCCGCGGCCGGCAGTGGCCAGGACTGGAGCAGGTCACCGTCGACTGGCTGCAGGGTGTGCTGCTGGTGGCACTGTTCCGCGAGCCGGAGGCGAATGCGCTGGCCGAGCTGCGGCAGATGCTGCTGGATCTGACCACTACGCCGGCCTGGGCGCAGAGCGGGGCCGGCCATCTGCTGCTGCAGCACCGTTACCTGCCGGACAGCAGCACCGAGTACCTGCTGGGCGAGCCCATCGAGCGCTGGCGCATCAGCGAGAACGGCCTGAGCTATCTGCTCGACCTGGGCCGCAAGCAGAACAACGGCCTGTTCCTCGACATGCGCCTGGGGCGCCAGTGGGTGCAGGAGCAGGCGTCCGGCCAGCGTGTGCTCAACCTGTTCGCCTACACCTGCGGTTTCTCGGTGGCGGCCATTGCCGGCGGCGCCGCCCAGGTGGTCAACCTGGACATGGCCAGCGCGGCGCTCAGCCGCGGGCGCGACAACCACCGGCTGAACGGCCACGATCTGGGGCGGGTGAGCTTTCTCGGTCACGATCTGTTCAAGTCCTGGGGCAAGCTCAAGCGCGGTGGCCCCTACGACCTAGTGATCGTCGATCCGCCGAGCTTCCAGAAGGGCAGCTTCGTGCTCAGCCGCGACTACGCCAAGATCCTGCGCCGCCTGCCCGAGCTGCTCAGCGAACAGGGGCGGGTGCTGGCCTGCATCAACGACCCGGCCATCGGCCCCGACTTTCTTCTCACGGAAATGGCCCGCGAGGCTCCCGGCCTGCGCTTCGAGCGGCGCCTGGACAACCCGCCGGAGTTCGCCGACAGCGACCCGGACAGCGGCCTCAAGGTGCTGCTGTTCAGTCAGGATGCGCCGGCACTTTAG
- a CDS encoding monovalent cation:proton antiporter-2 (CPA2) family protein translates to MPHDGSLLQGAVVFLCAVVLAVPLARRLQLGAVLGYLLAGVLIGPSALGLIDDPENVSHISELGVVLLLFIIGLELSPRRLWVMRQAVFGVGLAQVLLTALVIGTVALFGFHQPLPVALVLGLGLALSSTAFGLQLLAERKELTSPHGRMAFAILLFQDIAAIPLIALVPMLGDANPHPLPGNELRGLLEVFGSIALVVLGGRYLLRPVFRIVARTGSHEVSTATALLVVIGTAWLMELAGVSMALGAFLAGMLLADSEYRHELESQIEPFKGLLLGLFFISVGMAANLALLWHEPLLVLGLTLLLIGLKLPVLLLVGRLAGGLSRVSAVRLAVLLAAGGEFAFVVFRMARNEQLLDAQLHDLLVIAITLSMALTPLLVLLAARWFTQAPSAARSVPPELHTVDSDTPRVVLAGMGRMGQVIARVLRAQRVPFVALDTSVDAVELSRSLGQMPIFYGDPLRPEILRAAQLDKAEWFIVATDDPDTNLRTAELVRKLYPHVKIIARARNRQHVHKLWDLNALAVRETFHSSLEMSRQVLRGLGLSEEQASARLRRFQRHDEEVLEAQHRVYDNQAAVQQTARQARAELENLFNSDDHEERGPS, encoded by the coding sequence ATGCCCCACGATGGCAGCCTGCTGCAGGGCGCGGTGGTATTTCTCTGCGCCGTCGTCCTCGCGGTGCCGCTGGCGCGACGCCTGCAACTCGGCGCGGTACTCGGCTACCTGCTCGCCGGGGTGCTGATCGGCCCGTCGGCACTCGGCCTGATCGACGACCCCGAGAACGTCTCGCACATCTCCGAGCTGGGCGTGGTGCTGCTGCTGTTCATCATCGGCCTGGAGCTGTCGCCCCGGCGCCTGTGGGTGATGCGCCAGGCGGTGTTCGGCGTCGGTCTGGCCCAGGTGCTGCTGACCGCCCTGGTGATCGGCACCGTCGCCCTGTTCGGTTTCCACCAGCCACTGCCGGTGGCCCTGGTGCTCGGCCTCGGCCTGGCGCTGTCGTCCACCGCCTTCGGCCTGCAGCTGCTGGCCGAGCGCAAGGAGCTGACCAGCCCGCACGGGCGCATGGCCTTCGCCATCCTGCTGTTTCAGGACATCGCCGCCATCCCGCTGATCGCCCTGGTACCGATGCTCGGCGACGCCAACCCGCATCCGTTGCCGGGCAACGAGCTGCGCGGGCTGCTGGAGGTATTCGGCAGCATCGCCCTGGTGGTGCTCGGCGGCCGCTATCTACTGCGCCCGGTGTTTCGCATCGTGGCCCGCACCGGCAGCCATGAGGTCTCCACCGCCACTGCCCTGCTGGTGGTGATCGGCACCGCCTGGCTGATGGAGCTGGCCGGGGTGTCCATGGCCCTGGGCGCCTTTCTCGCCGGCATGCTGCTGGCCGACTCGGAATACCGCCACGAGCTGGAGTCGCAGATCGAGCCGTTCAAGGGCCTGCTGCTGGGGCTGTTCTTCATCAGCGTCGGCATGGCCGCCAACCTCGCCCTGCTGTGGCACGAACCGCTGCTGGTGCTCGGCCTGACCCTGTTGCTGATCGGCCTCAAGCTGCCGGTACTGCTGCTGGTCGGGCGCCTGGCCGGTGGCCTGTCCCGGGTCAGCGCGGTGCGTCTGGCGGTACTGCTGGCGGCCGGCGGCGAGTTCGCCTTCGTAGTGTTCCGCATGGCCCGCAACGAGCAGCTGCTGGATGCCCAGCTGCACGACCTGCTGGTGATCGCCATCACCCTGTCGATGGCCCTCACGCCCCTGCTGGTGCTGCTCGCCGCCCGCTGGTTCACGCAGGCCCCCAGCGCCGCACGCAGCGTACCGCCGGAGCTGCACACGGTGGACAGCGACACCCCGCGGGTGGTGCTGGCCGGCATGGGCCGCATGGGCCAGGTGATCGCCCGGGTGCTGCGCGCCCAGCGCGTGCCCTTCGTCGCCCTCGACACCTCGGTGGATGCCGTGGAACTGTCGCGCAGCCTGGGGCAGATGCCGATCTTCTACGGTGACCCGCTGCGTCCGGAGATCCTGCGCGCCGCGCAGCTGGACAAGGCAGAGTGGTTCATCGTCGCCACCGACGACCCGGACACCAACCTGCGCACCGCCGAACTGGTGCGCAAGCTCTACCCCCACGTAAAGATCATCGCCCGCGCGCGCAACCGCCAGCACGTGCACAAGCTGTGGGATCTCAACGCCCTGGCGGTGCGCGAGACCTTCCACTCCAGCCTGGAGATGAGCCGCCAGGTGCTGCGCGGCCTGGGCCTCAGCGAGGAACAGGCGTCGGCCCGCCTGCGCCGCTTCCAGCGCCACGACGAGGAAGTGCTGGAGGCCCAGCACCGGGTCTACGACAACCAGGCGGCGGTACAACAGACTGCACGCCAGGCCCGCGCCGAGCTGGAAAACCTGTTCAACAGTGACGACCACGAGGAGCGCGGCCCGTCCTGA